The window TGAAATTCAGTTGGGAATCGATTATGCGGTTGAAGAGCGGTTAAAAAGCGAAAGAATGAAAATAGAACTGATTACCAATGTGAGCCATGACCTGAAAACACCGCTCACCGCTATTATCAGCTATATCGATTTGTTGAAGCAGGAGGAGAATTTACCGGACCATATAAAAGATTATATTGAGATTCTTGCCCAGAAATCCGACCGTCTGAAGAACATGGTGCAGGATATTTTTCAGGTGAGCAAAGCGACGAGCGGGAATATCGAACTGAATATGGAAGTTCTGGATTACGGAAAACTGATTTTACAGACAATGGCCGATATGAACGAGCAGGTAGAAGCCTCCGGTCTTGTATTCAAGGTAAATATCCCCGATACTCCCGTCATAATCCGGGCTGACGGAAAGCTTTTATACCGGGTGTTCCAGAATTTGATCGGAAACGCTTTGCAGTATTCACTGGATGGTTCGCGCGTGTTCGTCACATTGGAGCACGACGGAATAAAAGCTCACGCGGCGGTAAAGAATACCTCGCGTTATGAACTGGATTGCAAAACGGATATGACCGAGCGCTTTGTGCGGGGCGACAGCTCGCGCACAACCACCGGTAGTGGGCTGGGGCTTTCCATCGCAAGGAGCTTTACAGAGGCCTGCGGCGGCGGTTTCCGGATTAGCGTTGACGCAGACCTGTTTACGGCCGAGGTTGATTTTGATATTTGTGAACAGAAACCGGCAGAATAAAGTCTGCCTTTTACGGTTACGCAATTTTGTCATTGGTCTGGAAACCGGTATGAGAGAAATCTCATACCGGTTTCATTTGATTATTCACTTGCAGTTTTCTCGTTTCCATCATATAATAAATAAATTAGAGGTGAAGTCATGCGAGGATTAAAATCATTCGTCAATTATCTAAAACGGGCGGACAAGCTTTATTGGCTAATCATGCTTACCATATCGGCGTACAGCCTGCTCCTGCTGAAAACGGTGCCAAACAGCGAATCGGGCAGGTCTTATTTCACAGTACAGCTGGTAGCTATTATCCTAGGCTATGTTGGCGCAATTCTTTTCACACTGATTGATTACCGTGAAATTGCAAGTTACTGGTATGTTGTGGCGGGATTTTGCTTGTTTTTAATCGTTTATACTCAGATTTTCGGTATTGCGGTGAAAAGCAGCGGAGGAATCAACGCGAAGGCATGGATTCAACTGCCAGGCACCACATTCCAGCCGAGCGAACTTGTGAAAATCGGCTTTATTATTACTTTTTCAAAGCATCTGTCAGCATTAAAAGAACGCGACCTGCTGAAATCATTTTCGCAGATTGTCCTATTGGCCTGCCATGCTATGATTCCGATCGTGCTGGTCCATTTTCAGGGTGACGACGGTACCGCGGTCATTTTCTTTTGCATGTTTCTCGCCATGGCATTCGGCGCGGGGATTCAGTTAAGGTATTTTGGGGCTGTTTTTGCGGCGCTTGCGGTAGCATTTCCTATCGCATGGAAGTATATGTTGAAGGATTATCAAAAAGACCGTTTTACCATTTTTCGCCATCCGGAAACAGACCCTCTTGACAAAGGCCTTCAGCAAATTCAGGGCAGACTGTCCATTGGCAGCGGCCAGTTTTGGGGTCGAGGGTTGTTTAACAGCAATTCACGCGTCAGCAAAGGTCTTGTCCCCGTACAGCAGACCGACTTTATCTTCTCGGTTGCGGGAGAACAGCTCGGCTTTATCGGCTGTATGCTGATTATGCTTTTGCTGTTGCTGCTTCTGTTCCGCACGCTTCGGATTGCGAGAAAATCGCCGGACTGCCTTGGCAGTACCATTTGTTTCGGCTTCTTCGGCATGATTGCGGCGCAGGCACTGTTCAATTTAGGGATGTGCCTCAACCTCCTTCCGGTTATGGGGGTTACGCTGCCGTTTTTCAGCGCCGGCGGTTCTTCCGCAGCCTGCCTGTACCTTGGCTTCGGTCTGGCACAGAATGTGCATATGCACAGGATGAATACGGACAAGGTGACGCTCAGACGTTAAAAAATCTCATCCAACAAAAGCACCACACGGGCATTATGAACCGAACCTTTGTCTTGAGTGGTAGCCATATCAAAAACAACGATAAAGCTATTATTATGTAAGCATGATATGGCACATTCTGTTGTCAGAGAGCAGCAGCGAATCCGCAACGGTATAAAATATACCTATCACGCAACCGATTGAATAGCAGATATCTGCGTTCACCAGTTTTCGTCATGAGTACGTTTGTATACTCTGCATGGCTGACGTACCAGATGAAATTGCAATACAGTTGATAGTCTTATGGCGTTTACGGTACTAGCCAGAACAAGAAAAAACCGCATGGATACTGAATAAACCAGTAAACATACGGTTTGTTAAATGGTCGGAGTGAAATTATAGGACTTGGAGAAATCCAGTAATACCAATTGTTTTCGGGCAATCTGCAAGTAGTATTTACACCAAAAACAGAAATTTGATACTTACACCGCCTATAGTCTCACTAAGGCGGTGTTTTTGTATATAGAAGTCACTTCGGGCCAACTTGGCCCGAAGTCGAAGGGAGGGAAAGCATTTCCCTGTGGGGTCTGATTGAAAAATCAGGCATAACAAATGTAAAAAGGTGTGTTTCTTGGGGTACTATGCAGCAAAAAAGCGGCCTATCATTTGCCAACCATTCTTAACATACTAATTATCCGATTAGCCTATAGCGTCATCGATAAGTCCCCTTGGCAATCCATCTCTTGCGTCAGAATCAAATTCAGCCACAATGCACTCATGTGGCAAAAAGTCAGGATATCCATTATTTACAACAATGAGTTGAATATCATCTTTCATGGATTCTGCCGTTTCATACAGATACTTTATTATTGCATGGAATATCTTTTCATCCTTAAATTCCTCAGCTTCGTTTTTGGCTGCTTGAGCTCCCAAGTTTTTTCTAGGAGAATCCATTATCAGCAAATTAGGATGGCAAAATTCCGATGATGAGCCAACAAGCATAATAGCTAAATAGTAGGCCATCGTAATTAAAGTAACTCCAGCCAAGCTACCTAAATCATCATATCTCTGTCCGCGCACATAAGGTAGATACCTTTTTTCATCAATATACGCTGTGCTTAATTTTGGATATTCAAACGACTCTAAAATGCCTTCAAATGTTTGAGAAAGTCTATTAATTAAATCTTGCTTGTCGACAGAATTTTCCGATAACGCCTTAATATTAGATTTAATTATTTGGATAGTTGCATCTTTATCCTTAATAAGTTGCTGATACCGCTCGACTTCTTCAAACATTTTCAAGTCTTTTTGGAATTCAAAAATCAGACTATTTTTCTTACCTATTTCGTAGTTGATATATTCTATCTGCTCCATATTAGGATTTATATAATCTTTTGATAAATGTTGTAATTCAAGTTCTTCTTCGTGAAGCTTCGCTTTGAGATTAACTTCTTCCCGAAGCATGCCATCATATTTTCGATCTTCAATTTCTGTGAACTTTAGCAGTTCATTCGATTTTCTTCTAGTAATAGCTATATCCTTTTTTAGCAATACTAGTTCGCCCTTATCGTCGCTTCTTTCACTGCCACACAGGCAACAAACTTCAACACTATCAGGACGGGAGATTGGTTTTAAGCAATTTGGACAAAAAAGAAATTCATATTGGTTGAATGCCATATAGCCTTCAATTGCAAGTTCTTTCTTTTCGATTTCACTAGTATATTGATTATAAAGAAGTCGAAGTTTATTAAGATACTGTTTTTGATCTTCTTTCTCTTCGGCAACTTTTTCAAGGGCATTTTTAATTTGCTCTATTTCTTTTCTTAATGCCATAGAGGCAACAGAATCCACCCCTTTATCTTTCTTAATAGTAGATAATTGCTGCTGTAATGCTACAATTTCTTGATGGAGTTTACTCTCTTTTCGAGTACATTCCTGTAAGTCGGCTATATCTATGGATTGTAAAAAGTCTCGTATTCCAGTTAATTTAATAGTAAGTTCCTTAGCCTCTTCCCTTCTCGCCTCTAAATTGGTTTTAAATTCTTCCAGTGTTTTATCATAAATGTTAAAAATAATTTCAAATGTTGCTTTTCGTTTAAAGTCCTTTTCCCAAGATTTTTCTCCAAGTATGTCTTCGTTATCAATCTCAGTTTGTTTAATATAACAATATTTATATAAATCGCGAAAACTAAAAGTTTGACCCGAAATTGTCATGTTGGCCAGACCCAATTTTTCTATTAAAAATGCAGATAGTGACTTAGGATTGCTAGGAGTATCAATTCCAAAGCGATTATAAAAAAGAAATTTTTGCTTTTCTTCGTTCCAATCATCCACGATAACAGCAGCTTTAAAATCGAATAGTTGACGTCTAATTTTATATTTTTCATCGCCAATATATAATACCAATTCTACTTGGGAACAGGAGTTCCCAATTTCGATGTATGATTTATGTCCCTTTGAGCCAAGAGCATAATCAATCATTTCAAGAATAGATGTTTTTCCCGTTGATGTATGGCCTGAAATATAATTAAACCCATCTCGGAATGGAACAGTATAGTTCTTTCTTGAGCCAATAAGGGTTAAAGAGACCAGCTTCATTTTAACCTTCATACTTAACCCCTCCATTCCTTCGATATATGTTGGATTTTTCACGAATAAGTAGCTCAATCTTAGCTTCCGACAGTTTCACAATTTTAGGAATGAATTCATTTGCTAATTCGATAAGTTTTTGTTTATAGGGATTGTCAATGCGATTTAAAGCTTCTTCCCCTAGTTCTTTTATTTTATAAACAATAGCATTGTCCTCCAAAGTTGTTTCGATGAAACCTTTTGAAATAAGAAAATTTAAGCTCTGTCTATATCTAACTAGATCGGGCTGCCAGTGAAAGAAGGCATAATACTCATCAAAATTCCATTGTGTGCTTAGTTCGTATATATCATCGCTAAGCATTGTACAAGGAAATTTTAAAAAGTAATCATACAATTTGATTTTATTTTCTGTCAATTTTATAGACTTTCGTTCTTTAACAGCATCCAGTAATACCAAAATTCGAACAACATCATTTATATAGTTGGAGAAACTAACCTCCATGTTAATCCCCTCCATTCTTTAGATACTCTTCTAATCTGCTTTTATAATCTTTGAGCCAACCTATACTGCATTCTTCCGCCCATTGATGAAGTATACCTTTCTTCGCCATTAAACTCACTTCTGGTAAGGGAGAGCAACTCAATGTTGTCGTATCGGCGTCTTCAATACGTTCGTACGTCCGGGTTAATAAATCGTTTCCATCTGTGTCATCTTGGTAACGTCTATATTGAGTCTCCCAGAAGGTATACACCTTTCGCTTAAGATTATCAAGTAAGCGTATTCGTTCAGGATCGCCCTTGCTTTTGATAATATATTCTGCAAATTCTGCGTTGAAGAAGTCTCTTTTACACCCATCAATTAACTTAATCCTTGCATTTTCCAACTTTTTCACGAATAGCATATCGTCATAATCGTCTGCATCCACATCTTCCAGAAGTATGATAATTTCATCAGAAATGCGTACTTTCTCGGATTCGATATAAGATAAAATCTCATCAAGTTTTTGCCTTATATCATTATCAAATGCTTCATCGTATATATCATGCTTTTTTAATTGTGAAATTAAATATCCACCATCATACAATGCTATATCAATCTCATAAATCTTGTGCTGCTGTCCGCTCCATTCACTCCACCACTTGAACTCTTTTGCGTTAAGAGTGCAGGGGACGCAAAGAATCCATTTCTTCATTTTGTAGTCGGGTGCTTCAATTGCCCTTTTAAAAGATTCCGTTATCTGGCTTTTTTGAGAACTACCCAAACCGTCAATAAAATATTTACATTGATAATTATCAATAGGTTTTTCAAAATTGCCAACTAATATATCTATGCCCTCATCACCTTGACTAACTCGGATGTTATGGGCATCACTTCCAAAGCAAGCTTGTAACAACTGTGTGCATATCTTTTCAAATATTTCACGAGCACCTGCATCCCCGTGCTGATCTCTCAAATATCTAAAGTCACGTTCCAAGCTTAGCCCTCCATTTCAAGATAGAATGGATCTTTGTATTTGTAACAATTATACATTGTATCATTTCTTTATTCAACGCAATTCGTCAAAAGATATCAATAATTATTGATACTTACACCGCCTTAGTAAGACTACAGGCGGTGTTTTTGTATATAGAAGTCACTTCGGGCCAAGTTGGCCCGAAGTTGGAAGGGGGAATAACACATCTCCACAGGGTCTGATTGAAAAATCAGGCCTTTTTTCATGTCTGAATGAAGGAGGAAACCACATGACATCTGAAAAATTTAACGAAAGCAAAGGTAAGAAGGAGGATAAAAAGCAAAAGCGCAAATGGCCGTACATTCTTGTGATTCTTCTGCTGCTGCTGCTTCTCCTGCTGCTTTTGTTACGAAGCTGCGGGAATCAGCATCCCTATCCCTGCCCGTGTCCGTCACCATCCAGTTCCACCCCCTCATCGTCCGCTCCGTCTCTGGACGATACCGGAAGTGCGGAACCGGGAAGCGGTAGCACTCCTTCGCGGCAGGAAATCCTGTCCCGGCTTCAAAAGCAGGAAGTCACCGTCACCGACAAGGTGAGCGCACAGGCTACCTTTTCCAAAGGGTCAAAGGGCAGCGCGGGTACATGGAAAGTGGAAAATCCGTCCTCCAACAGCGTCATTATGCAGTGTGAAATTGTGTTGGACGGCAAAACCATTGCAAAGTCCGCGCCAATCTATCCGGGGCAGCACATTGACGGCCTTGTTCTTTCCCAGCCGGTTTCATCTGGAAGCTACGGCGTGACCGCAACAATCAAGTATTATAACAAAGCAAGCAAGGCGTATCTCGGCATGGCGGATTACAAAATCCATCTGTCCGTATCGTAATCAACCGCTTCTGCGGCTGAAATAAAAACATGCAGGAGGTTTTCCAATGAAAAACAGGTTCAAAAGGGTTCTCGCGGGCATTGTTACTTTTGCCGTGCTGGGCGTATCGGCGGCAGTCCCGGCGTTCGCCGCCGACAAAACCGACACCGGCACAGGCAGCGTCACAGGCAACGTGACGATCAACGGCTCCATCTCGCCGCTGACCATCTCCGTCACCCACCCGATCAACGTGGCCTATGCCATCAGCCCGGAT of the uncultured Caproiciproducens sp. genome contains:
- a CDS encoding ABC-three component system middle component 2, with amino-acid sequence MEVSFSNYINDVVRILVLLDAVKERKSIKLTENKIKLYDYFLKFPCTMLSDDIYELSTQWNFDEYYAFFHWQPDLVRYRQSLNFLISKGFIETTLEDNAIVYKIKELGEEALNRIDNPYKQKLIELANEFIPKIVKLSEAKIELLIREKSNIYRRNGGVKYEG
- a CDS encoding ABC-three component system protein; protein product: MERDFRYLRDQHGDAGAREIFEKICTQLLQACFGSDAHNIRVSQGDEGIDILVGNFEKPIDNYQCKYFIDGLGSSQKSQITESFKRAIEAPDYKMKKWILCVPCTLNAKEFKWWSEWSGQQHKIYEIDIALYDGGYLISQLKKHDIYDEAFDNDIRQKLDEILSYIESEKVRISDEIIILLEDVDADDYDDMLFVKKLENARIKLIDGCKRDFFNAEFAEYIIKSKGDPERIRLLDNLKRKVYTFWETQYRRYQDDTDGNDLLTRTYERIEDADTTTLSCSPLPEVSLMAKKGILHQWAEECSIGWLKDYKSRLEEYLKNGGD
- a CDS encoding FtsW/RodA/SpoVE family cell cycle protein, with amino-acid sequence MRGLKSFVNYLKRADKLYWLIMLTISAYSLLLLKTVPNSESGRSYFTVQLVAIILGYVGAILFTLIDYREIASYWYVVAGFCLFLIVYTQIFGIAVKSSGGINAKAWIQLPGTTFQPSELVKIGFIITFSKHLSALKERDLLKSFSQIVLLACHAMIPIVLVHFQGDDGTAVIFFCMFLAMAFGAGIQLRYFGAVFAALAVAFPIAWKYMLKDYQKDRFTIFRHPETDPLDKGLQQIQGRLSIGSGQFWGRGLFNSNSRVSKGLVPVQQTDFIFSVAGEQLGFIGCMLIMLLLLLLLFRTLRIARKSPDCLGSTICFGFFGMIAAQALFNLGMCLNLLPVMGVTLPFFSAGGSSAACLYLGFGLAQNVHMHRMNTDKVTLRR